The following DNA comes from Methanomassiliicoccales archaeon.
AAGATCTTAACGTCGAACGTTCTAGCTTTCCTCTCAGCGTGAGAATTTGCGCTGCTCCCACGATCCATGGGAACCGACCATTGACAATGGTGAACCGCGACAATATGGGACGGTCGAGAGCACATTGGATCGTCTGTCCTCATCGCTCTATCGGTCCACGCCCTTTCTTGAGAGCACGCCTTTTTGATATGGGTGACGCATCGATCTCATCTCGGTGATGTAATCGGCCAGTTCAAGCAGTTCCGGAGGTGCGTACCGTCCGGTGAGCACCACCTCCATCCCTTTTTTCCGGTCGCGGACCGCCTCGGCCACTTCCTCCGCGCTCAGCAGACCCAGCTTGATGGCCACGTTGACCTCGTCCAATACTACGATGTCGTATTGACCGCGATACAATGCGTCCCTGGCCGCCTCCAACCCCTCCGCCGCTCGGTCCAGGTCCGCTTGGGTGACCGCCTGGGAGAACACCAGGCAGTCGTGGCCTGAGGGCATTACCGTCAGACCGGGGATGTCCAAGAAGTTCTCACCGTAGGTACCTCCTGTCTTCATGAACTGGATGATGAGGGCGGTATAACCATGGCCCAATGCTCGAACGCACATTCCCAGAGCGGCGGTGGTCTTTCCCTTTCCGTCGCCGGTGTAGACATGCACCAGCCCCAAGTGCTGCTCCATTTCAATCCAACTTTTTCAGGAGCCAGGCCATGTTCTGTCCCAGTATCTTGAAGGTGCGCACACCCTCCTCGTCGGAGATGATGTCCCCTGGTTTCGATGCCGTGCCTACGTTCCAGTAGTTACTGCCCGGGACGATCATCTGGCTGATGAGAAAGAACTTGTTGATCTCGCCGAAGGTCTCCAATGCTCCCGCGCGACGGTTGATAGCGACGGCCGCCCCCACCTTTCGGCGCAGCATATCATCGTTGCCCCCGACCACAAAACCAGCGCGATCGATGAGCGCCTTGGTCTGAGCTGACATGTTACCGAAATAGACCGGAGAACCGATGATGATGCCGTTCGCGGACTTCATCTTCTGTACGTACTCATTCAAAAGATCATCATCGATCACACATCTCTCGTCCTTGTTCCGCTTGCAAGTACCGCATGCCTTGCAGGGTTTCAGTTCCTCCCGGCATATGTCGATAAGCTCGGTCTCTATCCCTTCTTTCCTGAGCTCTTCCAGGACCATCATCAACGCCTGGTGGGTGTTGCCGTTCACCCGGGGACTGCCATTGAACGCCACGACCTTCATAATTTTACCTCTTGGGACCAGATCGCCTCGACCGTATTACCGTTTTTCATTGGGACCGCCCGCCCATGAATTTTTATTCCGCCAACGTTTCAGGTGGACGGTTGCAACCATGAGCGCTTTGTTGGACGGTCTGATCGCGGGGTACGGCATAGCCATACCTCTGGGTGGGATCTCCGTCCTCATCGTCAATCTAGCCCTGGAAAGAGGATTCCGCCTCGGATTCATGGCGGGGGCTGGAACGGCCACCATCGATATGATCTGCGCCACCCTGGCCGTCTTCGCTGGCGCCGCCGTGGTAGCATCGATCTCCCCCTATGCCCAGCCGCTTCAATTGATGAGCGGCCTGGTGCTCATCGCCATGGGCGTGTACGGTCTCTTTCAAATTAGAAAGAGAGGATCAACGGATGAGCATCCACCCTCTGGAGGTCGGGAGGAGGCGTGGACCACCTATGGCAAGTTCTTGGCCCTCACCATATTGAACCCTTTCACAGTGGCCTACTTCCTGGCGTTGATAATCGGAAAGGGATCGACCTGGTCCTTTTCATTGATGGACTGTATTTGGTTCATCGGTGGGGTGACCTTTGCCTCGTTCTCCTGGCAGATCGTTCTAGCGGGAGTCGGGGCCGTGGTTAGAAAGCACCTTACACCTCGTTTCATGAAAGGCAGCATCATCGTGGGAAACGCCATAGTCATCCTGCTGGGCTTTCAGATCATGATCTCGATCTGAACATTTACTGGATGGATGTTTGGCATATATGTCCTGAAAATATCGTTATCTAAAAATTTTGTAAACGGCCATCTTATTCAATTCCGTACTTTTCTATTATAATAATAAGTTATTGTATTATAAAATTCAATAATGCTTATATATGGCCATTAATGTGCACACATCATCATGAAAAGAACCCCTAGGACCGTATACGAAGAGGTGGACCTGCGCCTATCCCCGGCCGAGGCCTACGCCAGGTTGAGGAGGGGCAGTGATGCCTCTTTCCTCCTGGAGAGCGCTGAAGGGTCCTCCCGCACCGTAGCCTATTCGTTCCTGGGCGCCTCCCCTGTGAAGATATTGCGAGGGGAGGGAGAACATCAGGGATTGGACCAGGTGCGGGAGGTCATGGCCGCGAGAGCGGGTGTGCCCTCCCCTTTCCCGTTCATGGGCGGGTTGGTAGGATATTTCTCCTACCATTTGGTCAATTCGTTCGAGGAAGGTTTGGACCTCAGTTCCGGAGGTTTCCCCAGCTATGAGCTCGGACTTTACGATAGAGGGTTGATCTATGATCATTCCGCGTTCAAGGTCTACTACTTTCACCCCGAGGGAGAAAAGGACGCCCCCCCATTGTTCGAGAACGACGGAGCGTTGACGGAGGATGAGTTCAGGCTGGAGGAGAGGTCGTCCGCTACGTTGCAGCAGGATTACGAGCATGGGGTGCGCAACATCAAGGGAAGGATATTGGACGGAGAGGCCTTCCAAGTGGTGCTTTCGGGGTTTGAAGAGCACCGGTTCCAGGGAGATCCGTTCCAACTATACCTACGCCTGAGGCAGGTCAACCCCTCCCCCTACATGTTCTACTTGGACTTCGGGGAGCGCAAAGTGCTGGGTTCCAGCCCGGAGACCCTGGTGACGGTACGGGAGAACGAGGCCACCACCTATCCCATCGCCGGGACCCGACCTCTTGGCTCCGATCTTCTGGAAAGACGTAGCAATCGCCGTGAGATGTTAGCTGATGAAAAGGAAAGGGCCGAGCACGTGATGCTGGTGGACCTGGCCCGCAACGATCTGGGAAAGGTCTGTGATTACGGCAGCGTGGAGGTGGCCGATCTCATGAGAGTGGAGGAGTACAGCCACGTGCAGCACATGGTGTCCCGGGTAAGGGGGATCCTCCGTTCCGACCGGGACTCTTTGGACGCGTTCGCCGCGGTGTTCCCCGCGGGTACGGTGAGCGGGGCACCCAAGCACCGGGCCATGCGGCTCATTGAATCCTTGGAGAGCAGAGGGAGGGGACCATACGCCGGAGCGGTCGGCTACATCTCGGACCAGGGGGACCTGGACACCGCCATCACCATTCGCTCCGCGTTCGTCAATGGCGATCACATCTATCTGCAGGCCGGAGCGGGCATCGTCATGGACTCGGTGCCGGAAAGGGAATATCAGGAGTGCGTGAGCAAACTGGGGGCGGTGCATCGGTCCCTCAACATGTGTGCGGGGGGAAGGACATGAGACCACGGGTGCTGCTCATAGACAATTATGACTCGTTCGTCTACAACCTGGCGCACTCATTGGCCATGGCCGGGGGGGAACCGGTGGTGTTGAGGAACGATCGATTGGACCTCGTTTCCGCCAGGTCCGAATATCAAGGCATAGTCATCTCGCCCGGGCCTGGACACCCGGCCAATATCGGCGATTTCGGCAGCTGCGGAGAGGTGCTCAGGAAGCTTTCACCCACCATCCCCACCTTAGGCGTCTGTCTAGGGCACCAGGGTATCGCCCAGGTATTCGGCGGAACCGTCCTTCGCGCTCCCACGCCCATGCATGGCAAGGTCTCAGAGATACGACACGACCGGGAGGGAATATTCCGAGGACTGCCCTCCCCCTTGAAGGTGGGAAGGTATCACTCCCTATGCGTACGGGAAGACGACCTTCCCTCGGAGATCGTGGTCACGGCGCGCAGCGAGGACGGTACGGTCATGGGACTGCGCCATCGTTCCTATCCCATCGAAGGGGTGCAGTTCCATCCAGAATCATTGCTGACCGAAAGAGGACAGGAGCTGATCGACAACTTTGTTTCCTCATTGGGAGGATGACCATGTCCCAGACCGAGCGTCTTTTCCAAGCGCAGAGGTTCGCCACCGAGATCTTGAACGGCCGGATGACCGATCAGGTCATCGCCGACCGACTGCAGGATATGGGCCGGCGGGGGGAGAGCGCCGAGGAGATGCTGGGCATTGCCAATACATTCTACGGCCTCTGCAACCGTCTGTCAACCGTTCACCCCATGGTAATGGACGTTTGCGGCACCGGGGGTGCGGCGGTCCGCAGCTTCAACGTCAGTACCATCAGCGCCTTCGTCCTGGCGGCGGCCGGTGTGCCCGTGGCCAAGCACGGCAATCGTTCCTCTCAGGGACGGTGCGGCAGCGCCGACCTGCTGGAGGCCATGGGAGCGGACATATCGCCTGGCCCGGAACGGTCCGCGAAGATGCTGGACAGCATCTCCTTCACCTTCCTGTTCGCCCCCGCCTATCATCCGGCCATGCGACACGTGGTTAGGGCCAGGCGGCTGGTGTCGGACCGCACCATATTCAACATCATAGGTCCGCTCATGAACCCCGTGCTCGGTCCCCGAAGACAGTTGATGGGTGTCTGTTCCCCAGAACTACTGGAGACCGTTCCCTCGGTATTGCGGTCCCTGGGAGTGGACCGGGCCATGATAGTGCACGGTCTTCCGGGCATGGACGAGGTATCTCTCTGCGGAAGTACCTTGGTGGCCGAGCTGAAAGGAGAGGATGTGGAAAGGTACGAGATATGTCCGGAGGAGCAGGGACTGAAGCGCTGTCATGAAAACAAGGTCAGGGAACTGACACCTCAGGCCTCGGTCCGCGTCTGCATCGACCTCCTGCGAGGGAAGGCCAACGAACGGCGGGACATGGTATTGTTCAATTGCGCCTGCGCCCTCTATGTCTTTGGCAGTGCGTCCAGCATAGCTGCGGGCCTTTCCTTGGCGGAACGGGTCATTGACAGCGGCAATGCCTTCTCCAAGATGCAGCAGTATATCCTGGCCAGCAATGGCGGGGAGGCGGTCTGATGCTCAGAGGGGTAGAGGACCGGTTATCGCTCCTGGTCCGCAATGCCCGGGAGCTGGTGGATTGCGGGTTCTATTCCCATCGGTCGACCCGATACGGGAGGGATCAGAACTGCATCCGACCCTCATTGGTGAAGGAGGTGAAAGACCGTCCGAACTTCCCCATAGTGGCCGAGGTCAAGCTGGCCTCCCCTACGGCTGGGCGTCTCGGCACACATTTGGCCGAAGAGCTGATCGATGATTACCGTCAGGGCGGGGCGGCGGCATTGTCGGTGCTCACCGAACCCCGGTTCTTTCTGGGCTCCCTGCGCTATCTCGAGCTGGCCGCCAGGACCGGACTTCCGGTGATGATGAAGGATTTCATCATTGACCAGGTACAGATAGAGACAGCCTCCCGTCTGGGGGCGTCGGCCGTTTTGCTCATAGAGGGGATATTCGACCGGGAATTGGCCACCGGAAGGGACGCTCTCATCGATAAGGCCCATGAGACCGGAATGGAAGTGGTCCTGGAAGCCTCGACCTTAACGGAACTAGAAGGGGCGATAGGTAGTAAAGCTGACATCCTGGCCTTCAACCAACGGGACCTGCGCACCTTCCGACAGGGACCGAACGACACGGGACCGGCATTGAGCGTGATCGGACGGGACGGCCGACCGGCCATGGTCATGAGCATGATGAACGGTAAGGAGGACGTGCGCCGCATGCGGGACATGGGCGCCTCCTGCGTACTGATCGGTTCGGCCTTGAGCGGTTCTCCCTGCCCCCGCGACAAGCTGTCCTCCATGAGGATGGTCCGATGACCGCGGTGAAGATATGCGGCATGCGTACCTTCGCCGATCTGGAGACCTGTCGCCAGGCGGACTACCTGGGTTTTGTGGTCCTTTCCGATTCGCCTAGGAACCTGGAACTGAGCACAGCTCAGGAGCTTATGTCCTGCTGCGGCAACCTCCGGGTGGCGGTGACCACTGAGCGGAGGCCGAGGGAGCTTGAAAATATGGTGATGGACCTTGAACCGGACGTGCTACAGTTGCATTCCCCCCTGGACCGGAAGCTGTTGGCTTCGTTGAGCGGCATGGGGGTGCACCTGTGGGGCATGTTGCCAGCAACAACGGACGTCATCATCGACGCCGGATGCTTGCATGAATGTCAGGCCTTGGTCCTGGATACGCCAAGCGAGAGGCTAGGTGGGAGCGGCAAGGTCCACGATTGGGACCTCAGCCGAAGAATTAACCGTATGATCAGGCCGCTACCGCTGGTACTGGCCGGGGGGCTTCGCCCGGATAATGTCCCGGAGGCGATAGCCAAAGTGGTCCCTTTCGCCGTGGACGTTTCCAGCGGTGTCGAGGAAGACGGGATCAAGGACCGACGGAAGGTCGATGAGTTCATAACGAACGTGAAAAGAGTTGATGGATCATGAATTCAAGGTTCGGTGTGTATGGGGGGCAATACGTGCCTGAAGTACTGGTACCCGCGCTCCAGGAACTGGAGAGAGAGTACCTGGTGGCTCGGAAGGACCCAGTGTTCCTAAATGAGCTGGAGAGCTACAACCGTCACTACGGTGGAAGGGAGACCCCTCTTTATTTCGCCCGGCGATTGACGGAACGTTGCGGCGGCGCGAAGATATACCTGAAACGGGAGGACCTTTGCCATGGTGGAGCCCACAAGTTCAACAACGTCATGGGCCAGGCACTCCTGGCCCGCCGCATGGGCAAGAAAAGACTGATCGCCGAGACCGGGGCTGGTCAACATGGCACGGCCACTGCCATGGCCGCGGCGGTACTTGGATTGAAGGCGGAGATCTACATGGGAGAGATAGACGTTGCTAGACAGCGCATGAACGTCTTCCGCATGAAACTGATGGGGGCGAAGGTTCACGAAGTGAGGTCCGGCTCCAAACTGCTCAAGGACGCCATTAACGAAGCTTTACGCGATTGGTCCGGGAGCGTGGAGCATACCTATTATCTTCTAGGCACCGCCGCCGGTCCGCATCCCTATCCCACCATGGTGCGGGACTTCCAGAGCGTCATCGGCCGGGAGATACGCCAGCAGCTTCAGGAGGCCGAGGGTTGCCTGCCAGACCTGCTGGTTGCCTGCGTGGGCGGGGGAAGCAACGCCATCGGGACCTTCCACCCGTTCATAGAGGACCCCGGGGTCAGACTGCTCGGCGCGGAGGCGGCCGGGGAAGGGCTGGAGACCGGGCATCATTCCGCCTCCTTGTCCATAGGGGAGGTCGGGGTTCTGCAGGGATGCAAATCGTATCTGCTTCAGGACGAGCATGGCATGATCCAGGAGGCGCACAGCATCGCCCCGGGACTGGACTATCCAGGCGTCGGTCCAGAACATAGTTTCCTGAAGGACCTGAAACGCGCCGAATACGTGGGCGTCACCGACAAGGAGGCCTTGGAGTCCTTTATCACCTTGTCCCAGGTGGAAGGGATCATTCCCGCCCTGGAGAGCGCGCATGCCGTCTCCGCCGGAATGAACGAGGCGTCGTCCATGTCCAAGGACCAGGTGGTGGTCATAACCATCTCCGGCCGGGGGGACAAGGACCTGGAGACGGTGTTCGACATGGGGGTGGTCGAGTGAGCCGTTTGCAAAAGACATTCGTCGACGCCCGTGCGGAGGGGCGCACCGCCTTGATATGCTATCTGATGGCCGGGGTGCCCTCGCCAGAGGATTTCGTGAAAATGGCCGTGGCCTGCCTGGAGGGCGGGGCGGACGTTCTGGAGATAGGCGTGCCTTTCTCCGATCCGTTGGCCGACGGTCCGGTCATTCAGCTGGCGGCAGTACGCGCCCTGGAGAACAAGGTGACCCCCCCGATGGTCATGGACATGGTACGTGAACTGAGGAGTAGGACCGATCGACCCATTGTGCTCATGGGCTATTACAACCCCATCTTCCGCATGGGGGAGGAGCGGTTCGTGGATGCTTGCCGGAGCGCCGGAGCGGACGGCCTGATCGTGCCGGACCTGCCGTTGCACGAGAGCGCCTCCCTGCGCCAAACCTGTCAGGAAAAAGGATTGGACCTTATTCAGTTGACCACCCCGTTGACGCCGGACGACCGGAACAGTGAACTGGTGCATGCCACCTCGGGTTTTCTGTATCTGGTCACACGCACTGGCGTTACCGGAGGAGGATCGGTCATGACGGAAGACCTTCGGAAAATGATAAGCCGGACGCGCTCCGTCGACCTCCACGTCCCCTTGGCCGCCGGATTCGGCATATCTAGACCGGAACAGGTTCGGGCGGCGAGGGACATGGGAGCGGACGGCGTCATAGTCGGCAGCGCTCTTGTCTCCCTGACGCTCAATGGCTCCTCCGCGGATGATCTTAAGGACACCGTCCGCCGTCTAGCATCGGCCTGCGATGCGGAGCGCCCGCGGATTCAATAATTATTTATTTAAGATAGGGGATTTCGTGTTACTAAAATAAAATTCTTAACACCTAAACCCCATATTGAATTTGAGGAGACGATAATGCATATTCCTGACGGTCTGATGGATCCCATGGTGATCATCATGGGCTGGGCCTTGGCCCTGCCGGTCATAGCTTTGGCCATATACAAACTTAATAGAAGCGTTGACGAGCGCATGGTGCCCTTCATGGCCATATTGGCGGCGGGAATATTCGTGGCCCAGATGCTGAACTTCCCGATCGGCGGCGGGACCACCGGTCATCTGATCGGCGCCGCCCTCGCCGTGGTGCTGCTGGGATTGTACGGAGGAATTCTGGTAATGACCACCATCCTGGTCATACAATGTCTTATCTTCGGGGACGGGGGGCTGACCGCACTGGGACTCAATCTTCTCAACATGGCGGTGGTGGCACCACTGGTAGCTTACGGAGGCCTACGCCTGCTGAAAAGGGGAACGACCGAAAAAGGACTGACCGTGCCATTGGCCGCTTGGACCTCGGTCTTCGTCACCGCCCTGTTCTGCGGAGTGCAGATGGGGTTGAGCTATACACTATCCGGAGGGGCGTTCGGCATCGACTGGATCATATCCCTACCGGCCATGGGCATCTATCACGCCTTCATCGCCATCGGTGAGGCCATCATCACCACGGGAGTGGTGCTCTTCCTGAGCAAGGTGGCCCCGGAGACCCTGGAGTTCGGTATGCATCCCCAGGAGGTGTCTGCATGAAAGGTCGATACGTGAAGGCCTCGGTGGTCATCCTGGCGATATTCGCTATCGGACTGGTCGGCTTTTTCGCCCTTTCCGCCGCCTTCCCAGACGGTCTGGAGAAGATAATGGAGGAGAATGGAGTGGATGAGGGCGATCAGGTCTACACCGCCCCCCTGAGCTACGGCGACGACTACGGCGGTGCTTTGATGGCCGGGATAATCGGCTTCGGTATCACCTTCGGTTTGGTATTCCTTTATCTTAAAGGTATGAAGGCCCGTGAGAAGCCGCAATAGGACATTTCCTCCTATACCCCCTCTCGAGGCCTCGAACAGGAAAGTTGAACATGGAACAGCACGTGGACAGGTTCGCCGGGGATTCCTGGTTGTCAAGTTTCGACCCCCGAGTCAAAATGCTCTGCGTGTTCGCGTTGGCGGTGCTTGTGGCCACCCTCACCCAGGTCGGGGCCCTCCTTCCGGTCCTCCTGTTCGCTCTCGGCCTGGTGATGGTGTCACGCATCCCGTTCCTTCATCTGGCCAAAGGATATGCCTTGGCCTTCCCCTTCGTCCTCTTCGCCTCCTTGACGATGCTGTTCACTTCCGGAGGGGAGAACGCCCTGGCCATGGGACTGAGGGTGTCGACCTCGGTATTGCTCTTACTGGTGATGGTGTCGTCCACCCCCTTCATGGACGTGCTGTGGACCCTGCGATGGTTCAGAATGCCGATGATACTCAGCAACATGATCATGTTCACCTATCGATTCATATTCGTCATGCTGGACGAATCGGAACGCATGCGCCTGGCCCGCAGGTCCCGAGGGTTCAAGGGAGGAAGGTCCCTTCTTGATCGGGAGGCGTTCAAGGTATTGTCGAACACCATCGGCATGCTGTTCCTTCGCTCGTACCGTCGGGCCAGTCGGGTCTACGTGGCACTGCTCTCACGCGGGTACGATGGGACCATCAGGGGGGTCACCTCCTTCAGATTGAGGGGCAGGGACGCGGCCTTCAGCCTGGCGTTCGTTATAATAGGCACTTTGACATTATCCAGGCAGATGGGGTGGTACCTCTGGCCGTGATCTCCCTCAAGAACGTTCGTTTCGAATATCCCGGGCGACACCTCGCCCTCGATGATGTGAGCCTGGAAGTGGCGGAAGGAGAGCGCGTGGCCTTGATCGGCCCCAACGGGGCCGGGAAGAGCACCCTGCTGCACCTCATGGCCGCCCTGGACTTCCCTCAGGCCGGGGAGGTCATCGTGGCCGGAAGGAAAGTGGAGCGCAAAGGGGCGGCGGAGACCAGGAAGCAGGTGGGATTCCTGTTCCAGGACCCGGACGACCAGGTGTTCATGCCTAGCGTCTGGGAGGACGTGGCCTTCGGACCTTTGAACATGGGGCTTCCGGAAGAGGAGGTTCGCCACCGGGTGGAGAAGGCCTTGGAGGAAAGCGGTGCGTCCCATCTGTCAAAAAGAGTGCCGCAGAACCTCTCGCTGGGGGAGAAGAAGCGGGTGGCCGTTGCCGGACTCCTCTCCATGTCCCCACCGGTGCTGCTTCTGGACGAACCCACTGCGAACCTGGACCCTCAAGGTCGCCGGGACCTGTTGAACATCCTTTCCGGGCTGAAGCAGAGCATGGTCATCGCCACGCACGATCTGGCGTTGGCGTTCGAGTTGGCCGACCGGGCGGTGGTGCTGAACAAGAAAGTGCTCTTCGACGGCAGCATTCACGAACTGGTGAAGATGCCGGAGGTTCTGAAGGAGGCGAACTTGGAACTGCCCAGCTTTTCCCGCCTGATGATGATGTACCGTCAGCATGTGGGCGCTGATTTCGAGCCCCCTCTGACCGTTGAAGAGGCCTTCGAACTTCTGAAGGATCACAGGTCGTGAAGCAGTTCCTTCAGCAACTGCTCCGGGGTGGTCTTCGTGGGGACCATGTCCACCTTCACCCCGTGCTCCTCCAGCCGCTTCCTTGTCTCAGGACCCATGGCTGCCACCGTCACCCCTTCGAGCATCAATGGCAGTTCCTCCACATCGCAGCGTTCGATCAACTGTAGAAGGAACGCTTGCACGTGGGCAGGGGTGGGGAACACAAGTACGTCGACCTTTCCTTCCTCCAGACGGTCCAGCAGGGAGATCATCATCTCCGATTCATCCAGCAGCAGGGAGTAAACCTTGACCTCCACCACCTTCCAGCCGGCATCCTCGAGACCTTTGATCAATTGGGGGGACCCCTGGTCCGAACGCAATATTGCCACCGTTCCCCGGCGCTCCTTTCGGTTGAGATGACCGACCAGCGAATCGGTGGTGGCCTCAGGGGCTTCGGACGACACCGTCAGGCCGTGTTGTTCGGCGCGACCGGTGGTCCTTTCACCAATGGTTACCAGCTCCGTTCTCCTGGTGGCATCCTGCAGACGCTCCAGCATATTACGGTCGCGGGCCATGACCACCGCGGCCTCGATGGCCGTCGGGCATGTTGCCACCAGCACATCGTACCTCCCGGAGAACAGGTCGACCAGGAACAGCGAGAAATCGACGTCGTCCATGGGGACCGCCCGTACCGGTGAGACACATATGAAATCCGCCAAATGGCGATGCTCCCGGCACAACGGTGTCCAACGCTCCGGCGGCCCCATTATGGCGACGACCTTCTTCATGCCCCGGGGATGAGCGCTCCGGATTAATTACTTTCTCGACCCCCCACCATAGGGCGTCCATCGCCCGTGACATGATGGGAAGGGGGGCTGCCCGGAACGCGCTGGACCGATGTCGTTTTATCGTCCCAGGAGGATATGGTCATCATGCCTATCGGCGATCCCATGGGAAGCAACGAACCATTGCTGGAGAAGGGACGATTGACCCGCGTATGGATGACGGCCGTTCCCGTCTCCAACATGGACGACGCGTTGGAGTTCTACATGGAGGCCTTGGGGCTGGAGCTTAGGTACCGGGACGGCGATTGGGCCGAACTGGGACCCAATGAACCATTGGGAAAGGTGGCGCTTTATGTGCCGGGGAAGAACGATCTTCGTAAGCCGGGCGGACCGACCGGGATCGTCCTTTCCTGCGACAGCATGTACGACCTGCACCGTGAGCTGGTGGACGAGGGCGTCGTTTTCAAGATGAAACCGGAAAAACAACCCTGGGGCGGTCTGCTGGCCATCTTCTTGGACGAGGATGAGAACGAGCTAATGGTCATGGAGCACCCTGACCGCTACCGCGAGTGACGGCTCGATATCCTTAACTATTACGCCTAACAATCGCCAGGGAGAGTGGAAAAATGCTGGAGATAGAAAACCTGACCGTCGAGGTTGGCGGCAAGGAGATCTTGCACGACCTGTCGCTTAACGTCATGACCGGTTACACCACCGTGCTGTTCGGGCCCAATGGCTCGGGGAAGTCGACCCTGCTCATGACCATCATGGGCTTTTCGGGCTACAACGTCAAGAGCGGACGCATACTGCTGAACGGAGAGGACATCACCCACATGCCGGTGAACGAGAGGGCCAAGAGAGGCATCGGCATGATGATGCAGCGCCCCCCGAACCTGATGGGGGTCAAATTGAAGGACCTGGTCCGCGTGACCGGGAAGGGCGACATCGACCCGGCGGTATTGGCCAAGGACCTCGACATGACCGCGTTCCTGGACAGGGACGTCAACATCGGTTTCTCCGGAGGGGAGATCAAGCGGTCCGAGATATTGCAACTAGAGGCCCAGGACCCCTGCCTCCTCCTTCTGGATGAACCGGAGAGCGGCGTGGACCTGGTGTCCATAGAGAAATTGGGGGCGAAGGTCCACGATCTTCTACAGGGTACCTCGCACTGCGCTGGTTGGAGGGAACGAAGCGGCAAGGCGGCGCTCATCATCACCCATACCGGGCAGATCCTGGAATATGTCGAAGCGGACCGAGGCTACGTCATGTGCAATGGGACCGTGGCCTGTTCCGGCAACCCCCGTGAACTATTGACGGAGATTCGCAAGATGGGGTACAACGAATGCATCCGCTGCAAGATCAACCGTTCCAACATCAAGGAGAACTTCTGAGGGTTTCCCATGGTTTCCAATGATGAGAAGAAGGCCAAGGACGCCCTGAAAAAGGCGGCAAAGTTCGGGGAGGACATCGACCTGGACGATTACCAGGAGGGAAGCAGGGAACTATCGGCCACCGGGTCGTTCGAGGAACTTTCGGATGACACCAAGGAGACCATGATGGACGCGGGGATCGTGCCCACCGAAAAGGGCAAGGCCGGCAATTTCCTTCTGATGGACAACACCGTGGTACATTCGGCGATGATGGGTTCAGGCGTGGAACTGATGCCCCTGTC
Coding sequences within:
- a CDS encoding indole-3-glycerol-phosphate synthase, whose protein sequence is MLRGVEDRLSLLVRNARELVDCGFYSHRSTRYGRDQNCIRPSLVKEVKDRPNFPIVAEVKLASPTAGRLGTHLAEELIDDYRQGGAAALSVLTEPRFFLGSLRYLELAARTGLPVMMKDFIIDQVQIETASRLGASAVLLIEGIFDRELATGRDALIDKAHETGMEVVLEASTLTELEGAIGSKADILAFNQRDLRTFRQGPNDTGPALSVIGRDGRPAMVMSMMNGKEDVRRMRDMGASCVLIGSALSGSPCPRDKLSSMRMVR
- a CDS encoding anthranilate synthase component I family protein, which codes for MKRTPRTVYEEVDLRLSPAEAYARLRRGSDASFLLESAEGSSRTVAYSFLGASPVKILRGEGEHQGLDQVREVMAARAGVPSPFPFMGGLVGYFSYHLVNSFEEGLDLSSGGFPSYELGLYDRGLIYDHSAFKVYYFHPEGEKDAPPLFENDGALTEDEFRLEERSSATLQQDYEHGVRNIKGRILDGEAFQVVLSGFEEHRFQGDPFQLYLRLRQVNPSPYMFYLDFGERKVLGSSPETLVTVRENEATTYPIAGTRPLGSDLLERRSNRREMLADEKERAEHVMLVDLARNDLGKVCDYGSVEVADLMRVEEYSHVQHMVSRVRGILRSDRDSLDAFAAVFPAGTVSGAPKHRAMRLIESLESRGRGPYAGAVGYISDQGDLDTAITIRSAFVNGDHIYLQAGAGIVMDSVPEREYQECVSKLGAVHRSLNMCAGGRT
- a CDS encoding aminodeoxychorismate/anthranilate synthase component II, with the protein product MRPRVLLIDNYDSFVYNLAHSLAMAGGEPVVLRNDRLDLVSARSEYQGIVISPGPGHPANIGDFGSCGEVLRKLSPTIPTLGVCLGHQGIAQVFGGTVLRAPTPMHGKVSEIRHDREGIFRGLPSPLKVGRYHSLCVREDDLPSEIVVTARSEDGTVMGLRHRSYPIEGVQFHPESLLTERGQELIDNFVSSLGG
- a CDS encoding phosphoribosylanthranilate isomerase, with translation MTAVKICGMRTFADLETCRQADYLGFVVLSDSPRNLELSTAQELMSCCGNLRVAVTTERRPRELENMVMDLEPDVLQLHSPLDRKLLASLSGMGVHLWGMLPATTDVIIDAGCLHECQALVLDTPSERLGGSGKVHDWDLSRRINRMIRPLPLVLAGGLRPDNVPEAIAKVVPFAVDVSSGVEEDGIKDRRKVDEFITNVKRVDGS
- the trpD gene encoding anthranilate phosphoribosyltransferase: MSQTERLFQAQRFATEILNGRMTDQVIADRLQDMGRRGESAEEMLGIANTFYGLCNRLSTVHPMVMDVCGTGGAAVRSFNVSTISAFVLAAAGVPVAKHGNRSSQGRCGSADLLEAMGADISPGPERSAKMLDSISFTFLFAPAYHPAMRHVVRARRLVSDRTIFNIIGPLMNPVLGPRRQLMGVCSPELLETVPSVLRSLGVDRAMIVHGLPGMDEVSLCGSTLVAELKGEDVERYEICPEEQGLKRCHENKVRELTPQASVRVCIDLLRGKANERRDMVLFNCACALYVFGSASSIAAGLSLAERVIDSGNAFSKMQQYILASNGGEAV
- a CDS encoding LysE family transporter, which encodes MSALLDGLIAGYGIAIPLGGISVLIVNLALERGFRLGFMAGAGTATIDMICATLAVFAGAAVVASISPYAQPLQLMSGLVLIAMGVYGLFQIRKRGSTDEHPPSGGREEAWTTYGKFLALTILNPFTVAYFLALIIGKGSTWSFSLMDCIWFIGGVTFASFSWQIVLAGVGAVVRKHLTPRFMKGSIIVGNAIVILLGFQIMISI
- the cobO gene encoding cob(I)yrinic acid a,c-diamide adenosyltransferase yields the protein MEQHLGLVHVYTGDGKGKTTAALGMCVRALGHGYTALIIQFMKTGGTYGENFLDIPGLTVMPSGHDCLVFSQAVTQADLDRAAEGLEAARDALYRGQYDIVVLDEVNVAIKLGLLSAEEVAEAVRDRKKGMEVVLTGRYAPPELLELADYITEMRSMRHPYQKGVLSRKGVDR
- a CDS encoding flavodoxin family protein is translated as MKVVAFNGSPRVNGNTHQALMMVLEELRKEGIETELIDICREELKPCKACGTCKRNKDERCVIDDDLLNEYVQKMKSANGIIIGSPVYFGNMSAQTKALIDRAGFVVGGNDDMLRRKVGAAVAINRRAGALETFGEINKFFLISQMIVPGSNYWNVGTASKPGDIISDEEGVRTFKILGQNMAWLLKKLD